Proteins from one Mesotoga infera genomic window:
- a CDS encoding amino acid ABC transporter permease — translation MTFFTLGLGLVLALPISFGQIYGNKLLKMIIAVYEKILRSIPELVILFLIFYGFPRIGVRFSPFVAVVIGLGLRSSAYQSQVFRGAINSVSKTQMRAARSLGMSNLQGFVFIVLPQAFRIALPPWTNEFTIVLKDSSLAYALGVTEILRQGGYIIATKHEPMIIYLTVAVFYFVVTIIINKSLGRVEKKLAIPGFDVKETVR, via the coding sequence ATAACCTTTTTCACGCTGGGGTTGGGCCTGGTTCTGGCCCTCCCCATTTCTTTTGGCCAAATATATGGCAACAAACTTCTAAAAATGATAATTGCGGTGTACGAAAAAATTCTTAGGAGTATTCCCGAACTGGTCATACTGTTCCTGATATTCTACGGATTTCCCAGAATCGGGGTTCGTTTCTCGCCTTTCGTGGCCGTGGTTATCGGCCTGGGCTTAAGATCGTCGGCATACCAATCGCAGGTCTTCAGAGGGGCCATAAATTCAGTAAGCAAGACCCAGATGAGGGCGGCAAGATCTCTGGGGATGAGCAATTTGCAGGGGTTCGTCTTTATCGTTCTTCCCCAGGCGTTTAGGATAGCTCTTCCACCCTGGACCAACGAGTTTACTATTGTTCTTAAAGATTCATCGCTCGCCTACGCTCTCGGAGTCACCGAAATACTTCGGCAGGGCGGTTACATTATCGCTACAAAGCACGAACCGATGATTATTTACCTGACAGTAGCGGTTTTCTATTTCGTCGTTACCATCATTATAAACAAGAGTCTTGGAAGGGTTGAGAAAAAGCTTGCAATACCGGGATTTGATGTAAAGGAGACCGTTAGATGA
- a CDS encoding GNAT family N-acetyltransferase — MEEKVRFVEITEDNLIECLKLSKTLLENQDKAVASNAVSIAQAHFAKNAWFRAIYAGDAMVGFIMLDYTPVPELGDIKHAFLWRFMIGGNYQKKGYGSDALHLLFENLKERGYEKLLTSCVVKEPSPLQFYLKLGFIDTGRWDGDEKVLLKDL, encoded by the coding sequence ATGGAAGAAAAAGTGAGGTTTGTAGAGATAACAGAGGATAATCTGATTGAATGTCTGAAGTTGAGCAAGACGCTTCTGGAAAACCAGGATAAGGCTGTAGCCTCCAACGCCGTGTCGATAGCACAGGCGCATTTTGCGAAGAACGCCTGGTTCAGGGCTATATATGCTGGAGACGCGATGGTGGGTTTCATAATGTTAGATTATACACCGGTTCCAGAGTTGGGTGACATTAAACACGCCTTTCTCTGGCGTTTCATGATAGGCGGTAACTATCAGAAGAAGGGCTATGGGAGCGATGCGCTCCACCTTCTCTTTGAGAACCTTAAAGAGAGGGGATACGAAAAGCTCCTGACCTCGTGCGTCGTTAAGGAACCCAGCCCGCTTCAGTTCTACTTGAAGCTTGGCTTTATTGACACCGGCAGATGGGACGGCGACGAAAAAGTGCTGCTCAAAGATCTCTAA
- a CDS encoding ABC transporter ATP-binding protein, which yields MRKVPEEKRERPADIQINIGPRRGGPGAGRIAPVKKASDPRKTLFRLLAFLGHEKKGLLYVLIFTVLSSIASIFGPFLLGKAIDDHILVGDLSGLAVIAIFMAAIYALSSLFQWLQGYVMIGVTRRTVRRLRQEVFDKYQTLPVKFFDTHSHGELMSRVTNDINNISTTLSESVTQLLSSLLSLGGIGIMMFVLSPILALVSLTSVPLVVLVTGLIAKQSKKNFISQQKALGELNGYIEERISGEKVVKAYGREDFTIEQFQKINESYRKSAILAQIFAGMFGPVMNMVSNFGYAVVAFAGGWMTIEGMISVGLVASFVVYVGQFNRPINQIAQLYNSIQAALAGAERVFEVLDEEGEKKPYENFFPEKIKGKVELKEVDFSYDGKTIVLKKVSLDAQPGQVVALVGPTGAGKTTIVNLLTKFYDIESGTIYIDDHDISSFDREQLRKKLGIVLQDTQLFMGTIRENIRYGKPDAKDDEIRKVARMANADHFIESLPEGYDTLISSNADSISKGQRQLLAIARIMLLDPEILILDEATSNVDTRTEMHIQEAMRNLMRGRTSFVVAHRLSTIKNADKIYVINTHEVRVCYS from the coding sequence GTGAGGAAAGTGCCTGAAGAGAAAAGAGAAAGACCGGCCGACATCCAGATCAACATAGGACCACGCAGGGGCGGGCCCGGTGCCGGAAGAATCGCACCTGTGAAGAAAGCCAGCGACCCACGCAAAACGCTTTTCAGGCTGCTGGCGTTTCTGGGTCACGAAAAAAAAGGTCTTCTTTATGTCTTGATTTTTACGGTTCTATCTTCCATCGCAAGTATCTTCGGTCCCTTCCTTCTAGGAAAGGCCATTGATGATCACATACTTGTGGGAGACCTTTCTGGGTTGGCCGTTATTGCAATCTTTATGGCCGCCATTTACGCATTATCCTCTCTTTTCCAGTGGCTTCAAGGATATGTCATGATCGGTGTTACTCGGAGGACGGTTCGCAGACTCAGACAGGAGGTCTTCGACAAATACCAGACGTTGCCTGTGAAGTTCTTTGATACACACTCACACGGTGAACTGATGAGCAGGGTGACGAACGATATCAACAATATTTCTACCACGCTCAGCGAAAGTGTGACTCAGCTCCTATCAAGTCTCCTCTCTCTGGGTGGTATAGGAATAATGATGTTCGTTCTCAGTCCCATACTTGCCCTTGTGTCTTTGACTTCGGTCCCTTTGGTAGTTTTGGTTACGGGCTTGATCGCAAAGCAGAGCAAAAAGAACTTCATTTCGCAGCAGAAAGCCCTGGGAGAGCTGAACGGCTATATAGAGGAGAGGATTTCTGGAGAGAAGGTTGTCAAAGCATATGGAAGAGAAGATTTCACGATCGAACAGTTCCAGAAGATTAATGAATCTTACAGAAAGTCAGCCATTCTTGCCCAGATATTCGCGGGCATGTTTGGTCCGGTGATGAACATGGTTAGCAACTTCGGATACGCCGTTGTTGCCTTCGCCGGAGGGTGGATGACGATAGAGGGAATGATAAGCGTCGGTCTTGTGGCCAGCTTTGTGGTATATGTCGGTCAATTCAACAGACCCATTAACCAGATTGCACAGCTGTATAATTCCATTCAGGCTGCTCTTGCAGGAGCCGAAAGAGTCTTTGAGGTTCTGGACGAAGAGGGAGAGAAAAAGCCTTACGAGAACTTCTTCCCCGAAAAAATAAAAGGAAAGGTGGAGTTGAAGGAGGTAGATTTCAGTTATGACGGCAAGACGATCGTTCTCAAAAAGGTAAGCCTCGATGCTCAACCGGGTCAGGTCGTTGCACTGGTGGGCCCGACCGGTGCCGGTAAGACCACTATCGTGAACCTCCTGACTAAATTTTACGACATCGAGAGTGGAACTATCTACATAGACGATCACGACATATCCTCCTTCGACAGGGAGCAACTAAGAAAAAAGTTGGGTATAGTACTTCAAGATACGCAGCTTTTCATGGGAACGATAAGGGAAAATATACGTTATGGCAAGCCGGATGCCAAAGATGATGAGATCCGAAAAGTCGCCAGGATGGCCAACGCCGATCACTTCATCGAGAGCCTTCCGGAAGGCTACGATACGCTTATATCCTCGAACGCTGACAGTATAAGCAAAGGTCAAAGGCAGTTACTGGCAATAGCGAGGATAATGCTTCTCGATCCAGAAATACTGATTCTTGATGAAGCCACCAGCAATGTGGATACCAGAACGGAGATGCACATACAGGAAGCCATGAGAAATCTGATGCGGGGCAGAACCAGCTTCGTCGTCGCTCATCGTCTGAGTACCATAAAAAACGCCGACAAAATATACGTCATAAATACTCACGAAGTGCGTGTATGTTACAGCTAA
- the mnmA gene encoding tRNA 2-thiouridine(34) synthase MnmA — MKVGIALSGGVDSAVAAALMIESGYSVTGYHMIVLPTDGAITQAVEDATKVAEHLGIELKILDLSHQFRETVIEYFKVSYATGLTPNPCVLCNDIIKFGIFAEQILADNNEAIATGHYARIIRDDDGRFFLARASFDRKDQAYFLSRVKKEKLSFIRFPNGELSKEEVRHRARSLAIPVHSKKDSQEICFIPDNDYRNFLHGEGIESSTGDIVKGNGEVIGRHNGLTDYTIGQRRGLGINFREKLYVKDLDFTGNRLVLGRREELVSFGLEAVDPNWYIEPEREFDCLCKIRSSMNAVKAHVKLLEADRVAISFSDGAWGVTPGQLAVLYNDEVVLGSAFIERSC, encoded by the coding sequence ATGAAGGTCGGTATAGCATTGAGCGGCGGGGTGGACAGCGCCGTTGCAGCAGCATTGATGATAGAATCCGGATACAGCGTTACGGGATACCACATGATAGTACTTCCAACAGACGGAGCGATTACTCAGGCCGTAGAAGATGCTACGAAGGTTGCGGAACACCTGGGTATCGAATTGAAGATATTGGATCTCAGCCATCAGTTCAGGGAGACTGTGATAGAGTATTTCAAAGTCAGTTACGCCACGGGACTCACCCCCAATCCATGCGTTTTATGCAACGATATAATAAAGTTCGGAATCTTCGCCGAACAAATCCTGGCAGATAACAACGAAGCGATAGCCACAGGCCATTATGCCAGGATAATTCGCGACGATGACGGGCGTTTCTTTCTCGCCAGGGCAAGCTTTGACCGGAAAGACCAGGCCTATTTCCTCTCGAGAGTGAAGAAGGAGAAACTTTCCTTCATTCGCTTTCCAAACGGAGAACTCTCGAAAGAAGAAGTGCGGCATAGGGCTCGATCGCTGGCAATTCCGGTACATTCGAAGAAGGATTCCCAGGAGATATGTTTCATACCTGACAACGATTATAGGAACTTTCTTCACGGAGAGGGAATAGAAAGTTCCACCGGCGATATAGTAAAGGGAAACGGTGAAGTAATCGGCCGTCATAACGGTCTCACCGATTACACGATAGGCCAGCGAAGGGGATTAGGGATAAACTTCAGAGAAAAATTATATGTGAAGGATCTCGATTTCACCGGTAACAGACTCGTTCTGGGCCGTAGAGAGGAACTGGTTTCCTTCGGTCTCGAAGCAGTTGATCCAAACTGGTACATAGAACCGGAAAGAGAATTCGATTGTCTTTGTAAAATTCGCAGTTCCATGAACGCTGTTAAGGCGCATGTCAAGCTTTTAGAAGCGGACAGGGTCGCAATAAGCTTTTCGGACGGCGCTTGGGGAGTAACCCCCGGACAGCTGGCAGTGCTCTACAATGACGAAGTCGTGCTTGGAAGTGCCTTCATAGAAAGAAGCTGTTGA
- a CDS encoding amino acid ABC transporter ATP-binding protein: protein MSGEDIVLKIEDLKKSFGDKEVLKGVSFEMKKGETKVIIGPSGTGKSTLLACINMLVVPNGGKIWLESEEITSVKNLNKIRQEIGFVFQDFGLFSHLTALKNVMIGLTKVKKMDKEAARELAMAELRRVGLEREADLYPAQLSGGQKQRVGIARALAMKPKIILFDEPTSALDPELIGEVLSVMKNLALSGMTMLVVTHEMGFARTVSDEIIFMENGYIVEQSSPEEMFKNPKNQRTKEFLFKLNELYGE from the coding sequence ATGAGCGGAGAAGACATCGTTTTGAAGATAGAGGATCTGAAGAAATCCTTTGGAGACAAGGAAGTCCTGAAGGGCGTTTCGTTCGAGATGAAAAAGGGTGAAACCAAGGTAATAATAGGGCCTAGCGGAACCGGAAAAAGTACGCTCCTGGCCTGTATAAACATGCTAGTTGTACCAAACGGTGGAAAGATCTGGCTAGAAAGCGAAGAGATTACCTCAGTGAAAAACCTGAATAAAATCCGTCAGGAGATAGGCTTCGTGTTTCAGGATTTCGGACTTTTCAGTCATCTGACAGCATTGAAGAACGTTATGATTGGCCTCACAAAAGTAAAGAAAATGGATAAAGAAGCTGCCAGAGAGCTCGCTATGGCGGAATTGAGACGAGTTGGCCTGGAAAGGGAAGCCGATCTCTATCCAGCTCAACTCTCTGGAGGGCAGAAGCAAAGGGTGGGCATAGCGAGAGCCCTCGCGATGAAGCCGAAAATAATCCTATTCGACGAACCTACATCGGCCCTGGATCCGGAGTTGATAGGAGAGGTCCTGTCGGTCATGAAGAACCTTGCCCTCAGTGGCATGACCATGCTGGTGGTGACACACGAGATGGGTTTCGCCAGAACCGTTTCCGACGAAATCATCTTTATGGAGAATGGTTACATAGTTGAGCAGAGTTCTCCGGAAGAAATGTTCAAAAACCCCAAGAATCAAAGGACCAAGGAGTTCCTTTTCAAACTCAACGAACTCTACGGGGAGTGA
- a CDS encoding amino acid ABC transporter permease, which produces MWDIAVKYWPKLLEGLGVTMEMTLISVLAGFLIGVVLAIARVYGNKLFYGLSTGIIEIIRGTPLLVQLFILYYGLPPLGVNLSPFTAAIIGFSINSGCYQAEYLRGSIQSISGTQMKAARSLGMSKTQAIMQIIMPQALRRVIPAWTNEFIYLLKYTSLAYIVGAPELMAQAKFIASRNFQFFEVYLVVAVIYLIVVLLFTKIFSILEKKVEIPGLEWVR; this is translated from the coding sequence ATATGGGACATAGCTGTAAAATACTGGCCCAAATTACTGGAAGGTCTCGGAGTAACGATGGAAATGACTCTTATTTCTGTGTTGGCTGGTTTCCTGATCGGTGTCGTCCTGGCAATAGCCAGAGTTTACGGGAATAAGCTCTTCTACGGCTTATCGACAGGAATAATCGAGATAATAAGAGGAACACCGTTGCTCGTACAGCTTTTCATACTTTATTACGGTCTTCCCCCGTTGGGAGTCAATCTTTCTCCCTTCACAGCGGCGATAATTGGCTTCTCTATCAACAGCGGCTGTTATCAGGCCGAATATCTCAGGGGATCGATACAATCCATTTCCGGAACACAGATGAAAGCTGCCAGATCTCTAGGAATGTCCAAAACGCAGGCTATAATGCAGATAATAATGCCGCAGGCTCTCAGAAGAGTTATCCCGGCATGGACTAACGAATTCATCTATCTTCTCAAGTACACTTCTCTGGCTTATATCGTCGGAGCTCCCGAACTCATGGCCCAGGCCAAGTTTATCGCATCACGTAACTTCCAGTTTTTCGAAGTCTATCTGGTGGTTGCGGTCATCTATCTAATCGTGGTGCTTTTATTCACCAAGATCTTCAGCATACTCGAAAAGAAAGTAGAAATCCCCGGTCTTGAATGGGTTAGATGA
- a CDS encoding transposase — MSILASIKHFVQLHFGDFFSSIEAFYLKDILILIQGILEPGHNSISSIARDPLNNVAHTTLTRFVNGHPDFWNNLEKLIQKVILSTSLEKMILVVDDTQLARRSKKIPFTTLTYDHNQKRYCQAQVLLTVGRVSDGFFPLEMMFSNSKEGPTKIERLIDWLKESEIRDAVLLGDSWYTNSHVIESCKLWFGITFIGKARGNLLFKTEESITRVSHYQDSVRDFSEEAIIRDRTVRFHQRVVRFKSVRVPLKIVVAELDDGRRTTLISSDTELSSEDIFLYYLNRWSIESYFKTAKQHFSLGKAVLSTQDGQKHWIILVILAYLIFNDLHRFILEKTKSQTKRYKVFETIQRAISMLRSLLLEQVKIDFHLLDSCFRSPSLAPFY, encoded by the coding sequence ATGAGTATTCTTGCATCAATTAAGCATTTTGTCCAGCTACACTTTGGTGATTTCTTCTCTTCAATAGAAGCCTTCTATCTTAAAGATATCCTGATTCTTATACAGGGAATACTGGAACCTGGACATAATTCGATCTCCTCAATAGCTAGAGACCCTCTGAACAATGTGGCTCATACAACTCTTACCAGGTTTGTTAATGGTCATCCTGATTTCTGGAATAACCTCGAGAAGCTGATCCAGAAGGTTATTCTCTCAACCTCTTTGGAGAAGATGATCCTGGTTGTGGATGATACTCAACTGGCCAGAAGGAGCAAGAAGATACCTTTCACCACTCTAACGTATGATCATAATCAGAAGCGGTATTGCCAGGCACAGGTTCTCCTTACCGTTGGTAGAGTCAGCGATGGTTTCTTCCCTCTGGAGATGATGTTCTCGAACTCGAAAGAAGGCCCCACCAAGATTGAAAGACTTATAGATTGGCTGAAAGAGAGCGAGATAAGGGATGCAGTGCTTCTTGGAGACTCCTGGTACACCAACAGCCACGTGATAGAGTCCTGCAAACTTTGGTTCGGAATCACTTTCATCGGGAAAGCCAGGGGAAATCTCTTATTCAAGACTGAAGAATCTATCACCAGAGTGTCCCACTACCAGGACTCTGTTCGTGATTTCTCAGAGGAGGCCATAATAAGAGATAGAACCGTCAGATTCCACCAGAGAGTTGTTCGCTTCAAGTCTGTTAGAGTTCCTCTCAAGATAGTTGTGGCCGAACTGGATGATGGGAGAAGAACCACCCTAATCTCTTCAGATACTGAGCTTTCATCTGAGGATATCTTTCTGTATTATCTCAACAGATGGTCCATTGAGTCCTACTTCAAGACTGCCAAACAACACTTCTCGCTCGGCAAAGCCGTACTCTCAACTCAAGATGGCCAAAAGCATTGGATCATCCTGGTTATTCTCGCCTATCTGATTTTCAATGACCTTCATCGATTCATTCTCGAGAAGACTAAGTCTCAAACAAAGAGGTATAAAGTGTTCGAAACGATCCAAAGAGCTATCTCTATGCTCAGGTCTTTACTCCTGGAACAGGTCAAAATCGACTTCCATCTCCTCGATTCCTGTTTCCGCTCTCCTTCTCTTGCTCCTTTCTATTAG
- a CDS encoding basic amino acid ABC transporter substrate-binding protein has protein sequence MKKILLVSLVILVSAISLFGAKYVVGTSADFPPFEYVQNGEFMGFDIDLIKAIAAEMGFEIEIRDMSFDSLIAALVSGNLDIVISGMTITAERAEVVSFSKPYWTADQSVVVREDSDLTVTVLFGKHSIGVQTGTTGDIWVEDNLVTTKILTGDFKRYETYTLAMTDLINRNLDAIVLDSPVAQSFASVRPVKIVAILKTYEDYGIAVNKANKALLDLINEGIRRLESSGKLAELNLKHF, from the coding sequence ATGAAAAAGATCTTGCTTGTATCACTCGTGATTCTTGTTTCGGCGATTTCGCTTTTTGGGGCCAAATATGTGGTTGGCACCAGTGCAGATTTTCCACCGTTCGAATACGTACAGAACGGTGAATTCATGGGGTTCGATATCGATTTGATCAAAGCGATCGCTGCCGAAATGGGGTTCGAAATTGAAATAAGGGATATGAGTTTCGATTCACTGATCGCCGCACTAGTATCCGGCAATTTGGATATAGTCATATCTGGTATGACTATCACCGCCGAGAGAGCGGAGGTCGTTTCCTTCTCCAAACCTTACTGGACTGCCGATCAGAGTGTTGTGGTCAGAGAGGACTCCGATCTTACCGTAACTGTCCTGTTTGGAAAGCACAGCATTGGTGTACAGACCGGAACGACCGGTGATATCTGGGTTGAAGACAACCTGGTAACTACGAAGATTCTAACAGGCGACTTCAAGAGATATGAAACTTATACACTTGCTATGACAGACCTGATCAATAGAAATCTCGATGCAATTGTTCTCGACTCACCCGTGGCACAGAGTTTTGCCAGTGTAAGGCCCGTTAAAATCGTAGCTATTCTCAAAACTTACGAGGATTATGGAATTGCCGTTAATAAAGCGAATAAAGCCCTTCTTGATCTGATCAACGAAGGAATAAGAAGACTCGAGAGCTCGGGCAAGCTGGCCGAACTGAATCTAAAACACTTTTGA
- a CDS encoding type 1 glutamine amidotransferase → MSKEIYRQFNVLKMLLVVSILFFTVFRLFAAEVSGKPIALFLNDPAYDLALSPIERSLAEQGIVYRIFKIFKDELPGDEKDYSGIIIAGGDSMRNYIDWNNKIYQGGEIILRGEVPILGICLGHQIVSRVYGSVMYYSEERRWNNVKILLNDQILEGLSDTLLVWENHAYAVAKLPEGFRLMASSSTTPIQMIKHESKTIYGVQFHPETSEEFLSNPPGWKLLSNFAKISKAKTVPVPLPPNGRKVFPY, encoded by the coding sequence ATGTCAAAAGAAATTTATCGCCAGTTCAACGTACTCAAAATGCTTTTGGTGGTTTCAATCTTATTTTTTACGGTTTTCCGATTGTTTGCTGCGGAAGTTTCCGGAAAACCCATTGCTTTGTTTCTAAACGACCCGGCCTACGATTTGGCTCTTTCGCCGATTGAGAGGTCTCTGGCTGAGCAGGGTATCGTGTACAGGATATTCAAGATATTCAAAGACGAACTTCCCGGAGACGAAAAGGATTACTCAGGCATAATCATAGCCGGCGGAGATTCAATGAGGAACTACATAGACTGGAACAACAAAATATACCAAGGCGGTGAAATAATTCTACGCGGTGAAGTCCCGATACTGGGCATCTGTCTAGGCCACCAGATAGTGTCACGAGTGTACGGATCGGTCATGTACTACAGTGAAGAACGGCGCTGGAACAACGTTAAAATCCTGCTAAACGATCAGATTCTCGAAGGGTTGTCTGATACACTGCTAGTTTGGGAGAATCATGCATACGCTGTGGCGAAGCTCCCCGAGGGATTCAGGTTGATGGCCAGCAGCAGTACCACTCCTATACAGATGATTAAGCACGAAAGCAAAACGATTTACGGAGTACAGTTTCATCCAGAAACTTCCGAAGAATTTCTATCGAACCCTCCAGGCTGGAAACTTCTTTCAAATTTCGCAAAGATAAGCAAGGCCAAGACCGTTCCGGTGCCGCTGCCCCCCAACGGCAGAAAAGTCTTTCCATACTGA
- the hutH gene encoding histidine ammonia-lyase → MLIDGEHLSLKELYSVAFDYEKVGIDTTVIELLKQRRQFLEEDSKTHTIYGVNTGFGILADKKISPGDLEILQRNLVLSHAAGTGKTLQKELVRAIMLVRANSLCKGLSGIRPDVVSHLVDMLNLDVIPVVPEKGSVGASGDLSPLAHIAMGMIGRGKCLFKGEVIESREALKRVGLEPIVLKAKEGLSLLNGTAFMAGIGGCAAHIARRIFEEAITVSAMSVDALMGSTSPFDARIHLARPHPGQGYVSKCLRESLEGSEIRNSHLKCDRVQDAYTLRTIPQVYGAVYDTIEYAREVIEREINSATDNPLIFENGDVISGGNFHGEPVALVLDFLSIALTDMANMIERRIDRLVNPKLNDLPPFLTTGREGLNSGYMIWQYTAAALASENKTLAHPATADSIPTSGFQEDHVSMGAWAARKLWIILDNLMTMISIEALLAYRALGFRHPKKSGSSIERLFSEIKEVVPEYLEDRYFGDEFENVLEVLLERAGLEALGRKVNGK, encoded by the coding sequence TTGTTAATCGATGGAGAGCATCTTTCCCTTAAAGAACTATACAGCGTTGCTTTCGACTACGAAAAGGTCGGGATCGACACTACCGTAATTGAACTTCTGAAGCAGAGAAGGCAATTCCTCGAAGAAGATAGTAAAACGCATACCATTTATGGTGTCAACACGGGTTTTGGAATCCTTGCCGATAAAAAAATATCGCCGGGCGACTTAGAGATTCTTCAACGGAACCTGGTTCTCTCTCACGCGGCCGGAACGGGAAAAACACTGCAAAAAGAGCTCGTGAGGGCTATAATGCTGGTCAGGGCAAATTCGCTATGCAAGGGGCTATCGGGGATAAGGCCTGATGTTGTCAGTCATCTGGTAGATATGCTCAATCTGGACGTTATCCCGGTCGTCCCGGAAAAAGGTTCCGTCGGTGCGAGCGGTGATCTCTCGCCGCTGGCTCACATCGCTATGGGGATGATCGGCCGGGGAAAATGTCTCTTCAAAGGCGAAGTGATCGAGTCTCGGGAGGCCCTCAAGAGAGTGGGGCTCGAGCCTATCGTGTTGAAGGCAAAAGAAGGTTTGAGCCTTCTTAATGGAACCGCCTTTATGGCTGGAATAGGAGGTTGCGCAGCCCATATAGCCCGCCGGATATTCGAAGAGGCCATAACCGTCTCGGCGATGTCTGTTGATGCGCTCATGGGTAGTACTTCACCCTTCGATGCGAGGATCCACCTTGCCAGACCACATCCCGGGCAGGGATATGTTTCGAAGTGCCTGCGAGAATCTCTCGAAGGAAGTGAAATAAGGAATTCTCATCTCAAGTGCGACAGGGTGCAGGACGCATATACCCTGCGGACTATTCCACAGGTTTACGGGGCCGTCTATGACACTATCGAGTATGCTCGGGAGGTTATTGAGCGAGAGATAAACTCGGCTACTGACAATCCGCTGATCTTTGAAAACGGAGATGTTATATCCGGCGGCAATTTTCACGGGGAACCCGTTGCACTGGTTCTGGACTTTCTTTCGATAGCGCTGACCGATATGGCCAATATGATAGAGAGAAGGATAGACAGGCTGGTCAACCCGAAACTCAACGACCTTCCTCCTTTCCTCACCACAGGAAGAGAGGGGCTAAACTCCGGTTACATGATATGGCAGTACACGGCGGCTGCGCTCGCCTCGGAGAACAAGACCCTTGCCCACCCGGCAACGGCCGATTCGATACCCACGTCAGGGTTTCAAGAGGATCACGTCAGCATGGGCGCCTGGGCAGCCAGAAAGCTTTGGATAATCCTGGACAATCTGATGACGATGATTTCGATCGAAGCTCTTCTGGCTTACAGGGCTTTGGGGTTCAGACATCCGAAAAAGTCAGGTTCGTCGATCGAGAGGCTCTTCAGTGAGATAAAAGAGGTCGTTCCCGAATACCTCGAAGACCGATACTTCGGCGATGAGTTCGAAAATGTCCTCGAAGTTCTTCTGGAAAGGGCCGGCCTGGAGGCACTTGGACGAAAGGTCAACGGGAAGTGA